The proteins below are encoded in one region of Paenarthrobacter ilicis:
- a CDS encoding MarR family winged helix-turn-helix transcriptional regulator, translated as MTQPRWLNADERRAWLALLSINTLLPSALDTQLQSVGKLSLFDYNVLAMLSETDGRYLPMSELAARTSASLSRLSHVVTKLQKRGWVERQTHPGDARVTVAHLTDAGMATIVELAPAHVESVRALMLDSLTPDDVADLARIGEKIVARLDNNHWILRDS; from the coding sequence ATGACTCAACCCCGCTGGCTCAATGCCGACGAACGCCGTGCCTGGCTGGCTTTGCTGAGCATCAACACTTTGCTGCCCTCGGCGTTGGATACGCAGCTGCAGTCGGTGGGAAAGCTCTCGCTGTTCGACTACAACGTGCTGGCGATGCTGTCCGAAACCGATGGGCGCTACCTGCCCATGAGTGAGCTCGCTGCACGGACCAGCGCCTCGCTGTCACGGCTTTCGCACGTAGTCACCAAGCTGCAAAAGCGCGGGTGGGTGGAGCGGCAGACGCATCCCGGCGACGCCCGTGTCACGGTGGCGCACCTGACCGATGCCGGCATGGCAACCATCGTGGAGCTGGCGCCGGCGCACGTGGAATCCGTCCGCGCGCTGATGCTGGATTCTTTGACCCCGGACGACGTCGCCGACCTCGCCCGGATCGGTGAGAAGATCGTTGCCCGCCTGGACAACAACCACTGGATCCTCCGCGACTCCTGA
- a CDS encoding YciI family protein, translated as MFVVSLTYKVPDEIVDFHRAGHMAWLKEAFDAGIFLASGRRVPATGGVLLSKVDRPTLDASLAEDPFYANGVAEFEIIEFNATSVAEGYENLLDS; from the coding sequence ATGTTCGTTGTTTCGCTGACCTATAAGGTTCCCGACGAAATCGTCGATTTCCACCGCGCCGGCCATATGGCCTGGCTTAAGGAAGCGTTCGACGCCGGCATCTTCCTGGCGTCCGGGCGTCGCGTTCCAGCCACTGGCGGCGTCCTGCTCTCCAAGGTGGATCGGCCCACTTTGGACGCATCACTGGCTGAGGATCCCTTTTACGCCAATGGTGTGGCGGAGTTCGAGATCATTGAGTTCAATGCCACCAGCGTGGCTGAGGGATACGAGAACCTGCTGGACAGCTGA